Proteins from one Bacteroidota bacterium genomic window:
- the yidD gene encoding membrane protein insertion efficiency factor YidD, producing the protein MKFLFIFLIRTYQTVISPFLPANSCRFFPTCSTYTLESIQQHGAFKGSLLGMKRICKCHPFHEGGYDPVPEKFSLTKQQ; encoded by the coding sequence CCGCACATATCAGACGGTAATCTCACCGTTTCTGCCGGCCAACTCATGCAGATTTTTTCCAACCTGTTCCACCTACACACTTGAAAGTATTCAACAACACGGAGCGTTCAAAGGATCGCTGCTTGGCATGAAACGGATCTGCAAATGTCATCCGTTTCACGAAGGGGGATATGATCCCGTTCCGGAAAAATTTTCATTGACGAAACAACAATAA